One window of the Carassius auratus strain Wakin unplaced genomic scaffold, ASM336829v1 scaf_tig00027103, whole genome shotgun sequence genome contains the following:
- the LOC113079061 gene encoding zona pellucida sperm-binding protein 3-like isoform X2, which yields MGFLQGVLVLVVIVAFDLKSALGSLKLRQSPSSRKPQSAPASRVPDLSSQGFLNPFQKASQLPSLDYRKFAQDPLGLQEKQLLQGPVKPLDWKFPIVPEVQRELAVNFQLRKPVTPSSVAVQCSEDRVHVEVKKDMFSNGQLIQPSGLSMGGCAVVGEDSASGVLILEYALQDCNSVLMMTADELVYTFALTYTPVAFAGTPITRTEGAVVGIQCHYQRLHNVSSNALRPTWVPYASTEVAEDVFVFSMKLMMDDWANQRPSNVYYLGDIINIEASVKVYNHVPLRVFVDSCVATQVPDVTSVPRYSLIENHGCLVDAKATASSSHFLPRTQEDKLRFQLEAFMFQGGSSPSIYITCTVKATLASAPSDALHKSCSFSNGWLAADGNHQVCACCDSTCGPEGGRDAPIGGVQWEGKASLGPVMVQGRQKTLARLQ from the exons ATGGGGTTCTTGCAAGGCGTATTAGTGTTGGTTGTGATTGTGGCTTTTGATCTGAAGAGTGCATTGGGAAGTTTGAAACTCCGTCAAAGTCCAAGCAGCAGAAAGCCGCAATCAGCTCCAGCTTCCAGAGTTCCTGATCTTTCTTCTCAAGGGTTCTTGAATCCTTTCCAAAAGGCTTCTCAGCTTCCGAGTCTTGACTACAGAAAATTTGCACAAGACCCTCTTGGTCTTCAGGAGAAGCAGCTGTTGCAGGGTCCAGTCAAGCCTTTGGACTGGAAGTTTCCCATCGTTCCAGAGGTGCAACGTGAGTTGGCGGTCAACTTCCAGTTGAGGAAACCTGTGACTCCCAGTAGTGTGGCTGTTCAATGCAGTGAGGACCGGGTTCATGTGGAGGTAAAGAAGGATATGTTCAGCAATGGTCAACTGATCCAGCCATCTGGTTTGTCTATGGGAGGCTGTGCTGTTGTTGGTGAGGATTCTGCCTCTGGGGTGCTCATCCTCGAATATGCACTACAGGACTGCAATAGTGTGCTGATG ATGACTGCGGATGAGCTAGTCTACACCTTTGCTCTTACCTACACCCCTGTGGCATTTGCTGGCACGCCGATTACCCGTACTGAGGGTGCAGTTGTTGGCATTCAATGCCACTATCAAAG GCTCCATAATGTGAGCAGTAATGCTTTGAGGCCAACTTGGGTTCCTTATGCTTCAACAGAGGTTGCTGAAGATGTCTTTGTGTTCTCCATGAAGCTCATGATGG ATGACTGGGCCAATCAGAGGCCTTCAAATGTTTACTACTTGGGTGACATTATTAATATTGAGGCATCTGTGAAGGTGTACAACCACGTCCCCctgcgtgtgtttgtggacaGCTGTGTGGCCACCCAAGTACCTGATGTGACTTCTGTTCCGAGATATTCCCTCATTGAGAATCATGG GTGTCTTGTGGATGCCAAGGCTACGGCTTCCAGCTCCCACTTCTTGCCTCGGACCCAGGAAGACAAGCTCCGGTTCCAGCTGGAGGCTTTCATGTTCCAGGGAGGATCCAGTCCTTCT ATCTACATAACTTGTACCGTGAAGGCCACTCTTGCTTCTGCACCCAGTGACGCTCTCCACAAATCCTGTTCCTTTTCCAACGG GTGGCTTGCTGCTGATGGGAACCACCAGGTTTGTGCTTGCTGTGACTCAACATGTGGTCCTGAAGGGGGACGTGATGCTCCTATTGGGG GTGTTCAGTGGGAAGGCAAGGCCTCACTCGGTCCTGTAATGGTTCAAGGACGACAGAAGACTCTAGCAAGACTTCAATAA
- the LOC113079061 gene encoding zona pellucida sperm-binding protein 3-like isoform X1, whose product MGFLQGVLVLVVIVAFDLKSALGSLKLRQSPSSRKPQSAPASRVPDLSSQGFLNPFQKASQLPSLDYRKFAQDPLGLQEKQLLQGPVKPLDWKFPIVPEVQRELAVNFQLRKPVTPSSVAVQCSEDRVHVEVKKDMFSNGQLIQPSGLSMGGCAVVGEDSASGVLILEYALQDCNSVLMMTADELVYTFALTYTPVAFAGTPITRTEGAVVGIQCHYQRLHNVSSNALRPTWVPYASTEVAEDVFVFSMKLMMDDWANQRPSNVYYLGDIINIEASVKVYNHVPLRVFVDSCVATQVPDVTSVPRYSLIENHGCLVDAKATASSSHFLPRTQEDKLRFQLEAFMFQGGSSPSIYITCTVKATLASAPSDALHKSCSFSNGWLAADGNHQVCACCDSTCGPEGGRDAPIGVGVQWEGKASLGPVMVQGRQKTLARLQ is encoded by the exons ATGGGGTTCTTGCAAGGCGTATTAGTGTTGGTTGTGATTGTGGCTTTTGATCTGAAGAGTGCATTGGGAAGTTTGAAACTCCGTCAAAGTCCAAGCAGCAGAAAGCCGCAATCAGCTCCAGCTTCCAGAGTTCCTGATCTTTCTTCTCAAGGGTTCTTGAATCCTTTCCAAAAGGCTTCTCAGCTTCCGAGTCTTGACTACAGAAAATTTGCACAAGACCCTCTTGGTCTTCAGGAGAAGCAGCTGTTGCAGGGTCCAGTCAAGCCTTTGGACTGGAAGTTTCCCATCGTTCCAGAGGTGCAACGTGAGTTGGCGGTCAACTTCCAGTTGAGGAAACCTGTGACTCCCAGTAGTGTGGCTGTTCAATGCAGTGAGGACCGGGTTCATGTGGAGGTAAAGAAGGATATGTTCAGCAATGGTCAACTGATCCAGCCATCTGGTTTGTCTATGGGAGGCTGTGCTGTTGTTGGTGAGGATTCTGCCTCTGGGGTGCTCATCCTCGAATATGCACTACAGGACTGCAATAGTGTGCTGATG ATGACTGCGGATGAGCTAGTCTACACCTTTGCTCTTACCTACACCCCTGTGGCATTTGCTGGCACGCCGATTACCCGTACTGAGGGTGCAGTTGTTGGCATTCAATGCCACTATCAAAG GCTCCATAATGTGAGCAGTAATGCTTTGAGGCCAACTTGGGTTCCTTATGCTTCAACAGAGGTTGCTGAAGATGTCTTTGTGTTCTCCATGAAGCTCATGATGG ATGACTGGGCCAATCAGAGGCCTTCAAATGTTTACTACTTGGGTGACATTATTAATATTGAGGCATCTGTGAAGGTGTACAACCACGTCCCCctgcgtgtgtttgtggacaGCTGTGTGGCCACCCAAGTACCTGATGTGACTTCTGTTCCGAGATATTCCCTCATTGAGAATCATGG GTGTCTTGTGGATGCCAAGGCTACGGCTTCCAGCTCCCACTTCTTGCCTCGGACCCAGGAAGACAAGCTCCGGTTCCAGCTGGAGGCTTTCATGTTCCAGGGAGGATCCAGTCCTTCT ATCTACATAACTTGTACCGTGAAGGCCACTCTTGCTTCTGCACCCAGTGACGCTCTCCACAAATCCTGTTCCTTTTCCAACGG GTGGCTTGCTGCTGATGGGAACCACCAGGTTTGTGCTTGCTGTGACTCAACATGTGGTCCTGAAGGGGGACGTGATGCTCCTATTGGGG TAGGTGTTCAGTGGGAAGGCAAGGCCTCACTCGGTCCTGTAATGGTTCAAGGACGACAGAAGACTCTAGCAAGACTTCAATAA
- the LOC113079065 gene encoding zona pellucida sperm-binding protein 3-like isoform X1 yields the protein MGFLQGVLVLVVIVAFDLKSALGSLKHRQSPSSRKPQSASRVPDLSSQGFLNPSQKASQLPSLDYRKFAQDPLGLQEKQLLQGPVKPLDWKFPVVPEVQRELAVNFQLRKPVTPSSVAVQCSEDRVLVEVKKDMFSNGQLIQPSGLSMGGCPVVGEDSASGVLILEYALQDCNSVLMMTADELVYTFALTYTPVAFAGTPITRTEGAVVGVQCHYQRLHNVSSNALRPTWVPYASTEVAEDVLVFSMNLMMDDWANQRPSNVYYLGDIINIEASVKVYNHVPLRVFVDRCVATQVPDVTSVPRYSFIENHGCLVDAKATASSSHFLPRTQEDKIRFQLEAFMFQGGSSPSIYITCTVKATLASAPSDALHKSCSFSNGWLAADGNHQVCACCDSTCGPEGGRDAPIGVGVQWEGKASLGPVMVQGRQKTLARLQ from the exons ATGGGGTTCTTGCAAGGTGTGTTAGTGTTGGTTGTGATTGTGGCTTTTGATCTGAAGAGTGCATTGGGAAGTTTGAAACACCGTCAAAGTCCAAGCAGCAGAAAGCCGCAATCAGCTTCCAGAGTTCCTGATCTTTCTTCTCAAGGGTTCTTGAATCCTTCCCAAAAGGCTTCTCAGCTTCCGAGTCTTGACTACAGAAAATTTGCGCAAGACCCTCTTGGTCTTCAGGAGAAGCAGCTGTTGCAGGGTCCAGTCAAGCCTTTGGACTGGAAGTTTCCCGTCGTTCCAGAGGTGCAACGTGAGTTGGCGGTGAACTTCCAGTTGAGGAAACCTGTGACTCCCAGTAGTGTGGCTGTTCAATGCAGTGAGGACCGGGTTCTTGTGGAGGTGAAGAAGGATATGTTTAGCAATGGTCAACTGATCCAGCCATCTGGTTTGTCTATGGGAGGCTGTCCTGTTGTTGGTGAGGACTCTGCCTCTGGGGTGCTCATCCTCGAATATGCACTACAGGACTGCAATAGTGTACTGATG ATGACTGCGGATGAGCTAGTCTACACCTTTGCTCTTACCTACACCCCTGTGGCATTTGCTGGCACACCGATTACCCGTACTGAGGGTGCAGTTGTTGGCGTTCAATGCCACTATCAAAG GCTCCATAATGTGAGCAGTAATGCTTTGAGGCCAACTTGGGTTCCTTATGCTTCAACGGAGGTTGCTGAAGATGTCTTGGTGTTCTCCATGAACCTCATGATGG ATGACTGGGCCAATCAGAGGCCTTCAAATGTGTACTACTTGGGTGACATAATTAATATTGAAGCATCTGTGAAGGTGTACAACCACGTCCCCctgcgtgtgtttgtggaccGCTGTGTGGCCACCCAAGTACCTGATGTGACTTCTGTTCCGAGATATTCCTTCATTGAGAATCATGG GTGCCTTGTGGATGCCAAGGCTACGGCTTCCAGCTCCCACTTCTTGCCTCGGACCCAGGAAGACAAGATCCGGTTCCAGCTGGAGGCTTTCATGTTCCAGGGAGGATCCAGTCCTTCT ATCTACATAACGTGTACCGTGAAGGCCACTCTTGCTTCTGCACCCAGTGACGCTCTCCACAAATCCTGTTCCTTTTCCAACGG GTGGCTTGCTGCTGATGGGAACCACCAGGTTTGTGCTTGCTGTGACTCAACTTGTGGTCCTGAAGGGGGACGTGATGCTCCTATTGGGG TAGGTGTTCAGTGGGAAGGCAAGGCCTCACTCGGTCCTGTAATGGTTCAAGGACGACAGAAGACTCTAGCAAGACTTCAATAA
- the LOC113079065 gene encoding zona pellucida sperm-binding protein 3-like isoform X2, with protein sequence MGFLQGVLVLVVIVAFDLKSALGSLKHRQSPSSRKPQSASRVPDLSSQGFLNPSQKASQLPSLDYRKFAQDPLGLQEKQLLQGPVKPLDWKFPVVPEVQRELAVNFQLRKPVTPSSVAVQCSEDRVLVEVKKDMFSNGQLIQPSGLSMGGCPVVGEDSASGVLILEYALQDCNSVLMMTADELVYTFALTYTPVAFAGTPITRTEGAVVGVQCHYQRLHNVSSNALRPTWVPYASTEVAEDVLVFSMNLMMDDWANQRPSNVYYLGDIINIEASVKVYNHVPLRVFVDRCVATQVPDVTSVPRYSFIENHGCLVDAKATASSSHFLPRTQEDKIRFQLEAFMFQGGSSPSIYITCTVKATLASAPSDALHKSCSFSNGWLAADGNHQVCACCDSTCGPEGGRDAPIGGVQWEGKASLGPVMVQGRQKTLARLQ encoded by the exons ATGGGGTTCTTGCAAGGTGTGTTAGTGTTGGTTGTGATTGTGGCTTTTGATCTGAAGAGTGCATTGGGAAGTTTGAAACACCGTCAAAGTCCAAGCAGCAGAAAGCCGCAATCAGCTTCCAGAGTTCCTGATCTTTCTTCTCAAGGGTTCTTGAATCCTTCCCAAAAGGCTTCTCAGCTTCCGAGTCTTGACTACAGAAAATTTGCGCAAGACCCTCTTGGTCTTCAGGAGAAGCAGCTGTTGCAGGGTCCAGTCAAGCCTTTGGACTGGAAGTTTCCCGTCGTTCCAGAGGTGCAACGTGAGTTGGCGGTGAACTTCCAGTTGAGGAAACCTGTGACTCCCAGTAGTGTGGCTGTTCAATGCAGTGAGGACCGGGTTCTTGTGGAGGTGAAGAAGGATATGTTTAGCAATGGTCAACTGATCCAGCCATCTGGTTTGTCTATGGGAGGCTGTCCTGTTGTTGGTGAGGACTCTGCCTCTGGGGTGCTCATCCTCGAATATGCACTACAGGACTGCAATAGTGTACTGATG ATGACTGCGGATGAGCTAGTCTACACCTTTGCTCTTACCTACACCCCTGTGGCATTTGCTGGCACACCGATTACCCGTACTGAGGGTGCAGTTGTTGGCGTTCAATGCCACTATCAAAG GCTCCATAATGTGAGCAGTAATGCTTTGAGGCCAACTTGGGTTCCTTATGCTTCAACGGAGGTTGCTGAAGATGTCTTGGTGTTCTCCATGAACCTCATGATGG ATGACTGGGCCAATCAGAGGCCTTCAAATGTGTACTACTTGGGTGACATAATTAATATTGAAGCATCTGTGAAGGTGTACAACCACGTCCCCctgcgtgtgtttgtggaccGCTGTGTGGCCACCCAAGTACCTGATGTGACTTCTGTTCCGAGATATTCCTTCATTGAGAATCATGG GTGCCTTGTGGATGCCAAGGCTACGGCTTCCAGCTCCCACTTCTTGCCTCGGACCCAGGAAGACAAGATCCGGTTCCAGCTGGAGGCTTTCATGTTCCAGGGAGGATCCAGTCCTTCT ATCTACATAACGTGTACCGTGAAGGCCACTCTTGCTTCTGCACCCAGTGACGCTCTCCACAAATCCTGTTCCTTTTCCAACGG GTGGCTTGCTGCTGATGGGAACCACCAGGTTTGTGCTTGCTGTGACTCAACTTGTGGTCCTGAAGGGGGACGTGATGCTCCTATTGGGG GTGTTCAGTGGGAAGGCAAGGCCTCACTCGGTCCTGTAATGGTTCAAGGACGACAGAAGACTCTAGCAAGACTTCAATAA